Proteins encoded within one genomic window of Candidatus Syntrophocurvum alkaliphilum:
- a CDS encoding DNA double-strand break repair nuclease NurA, which translates to MVNENIVSSLYNLNTLINSWKENLPEINILRERFLEKGQFINLINLSKKEINTIVEAGKIVAVDGSRVEFGSFFPYYICLLKTLAKSTGYFDGEKHVDDFLALTPLDHKVFKEIEKSSIDNKISIDESYRNYLKENLARMELKTALTTIKKFNPSLIILDGGFLLFDKYPEWEELYQECIDKDIILVGLIEEIATSELAKWFNITVANRPRIYDRELLFGLFNQGEYINFHTGNRIKKDYCTVFGRLSSSPQAIACDFLPEQEHYVSNTMHLLYSLTPKQGQGIPIWLQIVDAEVRLRKKEVDKLISTCIDSDTYQRYFKPNRENRIY; encoded by the coding sequence ATGGTTAACGAAAATATTGTAAGCTCATTATATAATCTTAATACTCTTATCAACTCATGGAAAGAGAATTTACCAGAAATTAATATACTGCGAGAAAGATTTTTAGAAAAAGGACAATTTATAAACCTTATAAACTTATCTAAAAAAGAAATAAATACTATCGTAGAAGCTGGTAAAATTGTGGCAGTAGATGGTTCAAGGGTTGAATTTGGCTCGTTTTTTCCATATTATATTTGCTTACTAAAAACTTTAGCCAAAAGCACGGGTTATTTTGATGGTGAAAAACATGTTGATGATTTTTTAGCTCTAACTCCTTTAGACCATAAAGTTTTTAAAGAAATTGAAAAATCAAGCATTGATAATAAAATAAGTATAGATGAATCGTATAGAAATTATTTAAAAGAAAATCTAGCCCGAATGGAGTTGAAAACAGCCTTAACTACTATAAAAAAGTTTAATCCATCATTAATAATTTTGGATGGGGGATTCTTGCTTTTTGATAAATACCCTGAGTGGGAAGAGTTATATCAAGAGTGTATAGACAAAGATATAATACTTGTTGGTTTAATTGAAGAAATAGCAACATCAGAGTTGGCAAAGTGGTTTAATATTACTGTTGCTAACAGACCTAGAATATACGATAGAGAGTTATTATTTGGGCTTTTTAATCAAGGTGAATATATTAATTTTCATACAGGTAATCGTATTAAAAAAGATTACTGTACTGTATTTGGTAGGCTATCATCATCACCTCAAGCAATAGCATGTGATTTTTTGCCTGAGCAGGAACACTATGTGAGTAATACTATGCATTTACTTTATTCATTAACTCCTAAACAAGGACAAGGGATTCCAATATGGTTACAAATAGTTGATGCAGAGGTTAGACTAAGGAAAAAAGAAGTAGACAAATTGATAAGCACCTGTATAGATAGTGATACCTATCAAAGATATTTCAAACCAAACCGAGAAAATCGAATTTATTAA